The Zavarzinia compransoris genome includes a window with the following:
- a CDS encoding glycosyltransferase family 87 protein: MAEDEAGALRRQLTWAARVFFPCVAVFILFDQWPFLGQDFSRGQVFGRDFYIFWTAGRLVAEGRLDIVYDVEAFHHAVRAALGPEAGMHLFAYPPPALLGLGLIGRLPYGLALALWTALSTFAFVAAVAAPRWRGQTVALAAVAVPTLINMAMGQTGLFCAALFIAGLRLVPRHPVLAGLCIGLLIVKPVIALPLPVVLLAGRQGRAIAAAAVTVVVLCVLPVLLWGPAVWTGFLAGAMPAQRDFLEWGVGLAQAMKPTVFMAFRDLGGGVAAAYMAQGLAAVLALALLVLHLRGRGWPRRPAPGDILVAALAGAFATPYLHVYDLATVSGALVLLLAAGGGLPARAVTLKVPAILWSLPIAGLLLGLAGMPVVPLLMLFALVVLAVKPLHGGNIDARTTGATRAP, encoded by the coding sequence ATGGCGGAAGATGAAGCGGGGGCGCTCCGGCGCCAGTTGACCTGGGCGGCCCGGGTATTCTTTCCCTGCGTCGCGGTCTTCATCCTTTTCGACCAATGGCCGTTCCTCGGCCAGGACTTCAGTCGCGGCCAGGTCTTCGGCCGGGACTTCTATATCTTCTGGACCGCGGGCCGGCTGGTCGCCGAGGGGCGGCTCGACATCGTCTATGACGTCGAGGCGTTTCATCATGCGGTTCGCGCCGCGCTCGGGCCGGAGGCGGGGATGCATCTTTTCGCCTATCCGCCGCCGGCGCTGCTCGGGCTCGGGCTGATCGGGCGGCTGCCCTATGGGCTGGCGCTCGCGCTTTGGACCGCATTGTCCACCTTCGCCTTCGTCGCCGCCGTTGCCGCGCCCCGCTGGCGCGGTCAGACGGTGGCGCTGGCGGCCGTCGCCGTCCCCACCCTGATCAATATGGCCATGGGGCAGACCGGCCTGTTCTGCGCCGCGCTCTTCATCGCCGGGCTTCGCCTGGTGCCGCGCCATCCGGTGCTGGCGGGCCTTTGCATCGGCCTGCTGATCGTGAAGCCGGTGATCGCGCTGCCGCTGCCCGTCGTGCTTCTGGCCGGCCGGCAGGGGCGGGCGATCGCGGCGGCGGCTGTCACCGTCGTCGTGCTCTGCGTTCTGCCGGTGCTTCTTTGGGGACCGGCGGTCTGGACCGGCTTCCTGGCCGGGGCCATGCCGGCGCAGCGCGATTTCCTCGAATGGGGCGTCGGCCTCGCCCAGGCGATGAAGCCCACCGTCTTCATGGCCTTCCGGGATCTCGGCGGCGGGGTGGCGGCGGCCTATATGGCGCAGGGGCTGGCCGCCGTGCTGGCGCTGGCGCTGCTCGTGCTGCATCTGCGCGGGCGCGGCTGGCCGCGCCGGCCGGCGCCCGGCGACATTCTGGTTGCGGCCCTGGCGGGGGCTTTCGCCACGCCCTATCTGCATGTCTACGATCTGGCCACGGTTTCCGGCGCCCTGGTCCTCCTGCTGGCCGCGGGTGGCGGCCTGCCGGCCCGGGCCGTAACGCTCAAGGTGCCGGCGATCCTGTGGTCGCTGCCGATCGCGGGCTTGCTGCTCGGGCTGGCGGGCATGCCGGTGGTGCCCCTGCTGATGCTGTTCGCCCTGGTCGTCCTGGCCGTGAAGCCGTTGCACGGCGGCAACATCGATGCCCGAACGACCGGTGCCACCCGTGCGCCATAA
- a CDS encoding vWA domain-containing protein — translation MTSMARHDRRRDRSRLILSAPLALAGALAGCNEAAVSSSDGAAKPAAIEPTPSETATPEVPPPAPTAARPAIAMEARAMPAPMPPPPSADRFTDAEANPVKRAAEEPVSTFSSDVDTASYAIARRFLREGTLPPEGAVRVEEMINYFPYDMPEAADRRQPFTTRVAVMPAPWNAAAQLMTVSVHAMDIDGAGRPPLNLVLLVDVSGSMAGADRLDLVKASFIDFVRDLRAEDRIAIVTYAGGVETVLPPTAGRERDKIVAAIRALGAGGSTAGAAGMDEAYALARRHYDKDGVNRIILATDGDFNVGRSSPRELEQLVKEQRRNGIYLSVLGVGAGNLNDRLMQAIAQAGNGNAAYIDTALEGRKVLREEAASTLLPVADDVKFQVEFNPARVGEYRLIGYETRALRREDFNDDKVDAGDVGSGRTVTAIYEITPAGTPGHIDPLRYGTEAAPAPDRGGEIAFLRIRYKLPGEGSSRLIERPVTDRDALASLSAAGDDQRFQVAVAAFGQKLAGSRHLSDMPWSAIADLGQGARGRDPDGYRAEFVQLVRTADGLD, via the coding sequence ATGACATCCATGGCGCGGCACGATCGCCGGCGTGATCGGTCCCGGCTTATCCTTTCGGCGCCGCTGGCGCTGGCCGGCGCGCTGGCCGGCTGTAACGAGGCGGCGGTTTCCTCGTCAGACGGAGCGGCCAAGCCGGCCGCGATCGAACCGACGCCGAGCGAAACCGCCACCCCCGAGGTTCCCCCGCCGGCCCCGACCGCCGCGCGCCCCGCCATCGCCATGGAGGCGCGGGCGATGCCGGCCCCGATGCCGCCGCCGCCGAGCGCGGACCGCTTCACCGATGCCGAAGCCAATCCGGTGAAGCGGGCGGCGGAAGAGCCGGTCTCGACCTTCTCGTCCGACGTCGATACCGCGTCCTATGCCATCGCCCGGCGCTTCCTGCGGGAGGGCACGCTGCCGCCCGAAGGCGCGGTCCGGGTCGAGGAGATGATCAATTATTTCCCCTACGACATGCCCGAGGCGGCGGACCGGCGCCAGCCCTTCACCACCCGGGTGGCGGTGATGCCGGCCCCCTGGAATGCGGCGGCGCAATTGATGACCGTCTCCGTCCATGCCATGGATATCGACGGCGCGGGGCGGCCGCCGCTCAACCTCGTGCTTCTGGTCGATGTTTCGGGGTCCATGGCCGGCGCCGACCGGCTGGACCTGGTCAAGGCCAGCTTCATCGATTTCGTCCGCGACCTGCGGGCCGAGGACCGCATCGCCATCGTCACCTATGCCGGCGGGGTCGAGACCGTGCTGCCGCCGACCGCCGGCCGCGAGCGCGACAAGATCGTCGCGGCCATCCGCGCGCTCGGCGCCGGCGGCTCGACCGCGGGGGCGGCGGGCATGGACGAAGCCTATGCCCTGGCCCGGCGCCATTACGACAAGGACGGCGTCAACCGCATCATCCTGGCGACCGACGGCGACTTCAACGTCGGCCGCAGCAGCCCGCGCGAATTGGAACAACTGGTCAAGGAACAGCGCCGGAACGGCATCTATCTCTCCGTCCTCGGGGTCGGCGCCGGCAACCTGAACGACCGGCTGATGCAGGCGATCGCCCAGGCCGGCAACGGCAATGCCGCCTATATCGACACTGCTCTCGAGGGACGCAAGGTGTTGCGCGAGGAGGCGGCCTCGACCTTGCTGCCGGTGGCGGACGACGTGAAGTTCCAGGTCGAGTTCAATCCCGCCCGGGTCGGCGAATACCGCCTGATCGGCTATGAGACCCGGGCCCTCCGGCGCGAGGATTTCAACGACGACAAGGTCGATGCCGGCGACGTCGGCTCGGGCCGGACGGTGACCGCGATCTACGAGATTACGCCGGCGGGCACGCCCGGCCATATCGACCCCTTGCGCTACGGCACGGAAGCGGCGCCGGCGCCGGACCGCGGCGGGGAGATCGCTTTCCTGCGCATCCGCTACAAGCTGCCGGGCGAGGGCAGCAGCCGCCTGATCGAACGGCCGGTAACCGACCGTGATGCGCTGGCCAGCCTGTCGGCGGCAGGCGACGACCAACGTTTCCAGGTCGCCGTCGCCGCCTTTGGCCAGAAGCTGGCGGGCAGCCGCCACCTGTCCGACATGCCCTGGTCGGCGATCGCCGACCTCGGGCAAGGGGCGCGCGGGCGGGATCCGGACGGTTACCGCGCCGAATTCGTGCAGCTGGTGCGCACCGCCGACGGCCTGGACTGA
- a CDS encoding molybdopterin-dependent oxidoreductase has translation MAAHYRACHLCEAICGLEITTEDGRIATVRGDKADVLSRGHICPKGVALKDLHEDPDRLRHPVKRHGRDFVEITWDEAFETVGERLAAIGRDHGGDAVAAYFGNPSVHSVGMLANIGQVVRQLKTRSVFSATSVDQLPHQLMALWMFGHQNYLFVPDIDRTDLMLVFGANPMASNGSIMTVPDFPGRLAALKARGGRMVVVDPRRTETARVASEHHFIRPGSDALVLLAMVQVLLAEGLARPGALADLLAGLDRLAAVLAPFTPERAAAVSGLPAETIRALARALAAAPRAAVYGRMGTSTQAFGTLCQWAIQLLNILTGNFDREGGTLLPHPALPAGFAPRAAGGFDRWRSRVRHLPEFAANFPVSTLADEIETAGPGQIRALLTIAGNPVSSTPNGRRLDAALAGLDFMAAVDFYVNETTRHAHVILPPCSPLERGHYDLALLPLAVRNVTRWSDPLFDKPADARHDWEIFAGIAAAHAKASGGTPVNILPPELMIDLGLQAGPYPGLSLDALRAAPHGIDLGPLRPSIRERLLTASGRIELLPPGCLADLPRLAALAPAGDGLLLIGRRHVRSNNSWMHNSGRLVKGPVRHRLQMHPADMERRQIRDGAAVTVQSRTAALRVEVEATEDVMPGVVCLPHGWGQATRDGVRLAVANAAGGISFNDLSDELALDAASGNAVLNGLPVEVRPCP, from the coding sequence ATGGCCGCACATTACCGCGCCTGCCACCTGTGCGAGGCGATCTGCGGGCTGGAAATCACCACCGAAGACGGCCGGATCGCCACCGTCCGGGGCGACAAGGCCGATGTTCTGTCGCGCGGGCACATCTGCCCGAAGGGCGTGGCGCTGAAGGACCTGCACGAGGACCCGGACCGCCTGCGCCACCCGGTGAAGCGCCATGGCCGCGATTTCGTCGAGATCACCTGGGACGAAGCCTTCGAGACGGTGGGCGAGCGGCTGGCCGCCATCGGCCGCGACCATGGCGGCGATGCCGTCGCCGCCTATTTCGGCAATCCTTCCGTCCATTCCGTCGGCATGCTGGCCAATATCGGCCAGGTGGTGCGGCAGCTCAAAACCCGCTCGGTCTTTTCCGCCACATCGGTCGATCAATTGCCGCATCAATTGATGGCCCTATGGATGTTCGGCCACCAGAACTACCTGTTCGTGCCCGACATCGACCGCACCGACCTGATGCTGGTGTTCGGCGCCAATCCCATGGCCTCGAACGGCAGCATCATGACCGTGCCGGATTTTCCCGGCCGGCTGGCCGCCCTGAAGGCGCGGGGCGGGCGCATGGTGGTGGTCGACCCGCGCCGCACCGAAACCGCCCGCGTCGCCAGCGAACATCATTTCATCCGCCCGGGCAGCGATGCCCTGGTGCTGCTCGCCATGGTGCAGGTCCTGCTGGCCGAGGGGCTGGCGCGGCCCGGCGCGCTTGCGGATCTCCTGGCCGGTCTCGACCGCCTGGCCGCCGTGCTTGCCCCCTTCACGCCCGAACGGGCGGCGGCGGTCAGCGGCCTGCCGGCGGAAACCATCCGCGCCCTGGCCCGCGCGCTTGCGGCAGCACCCCGGGCCGCCGTCTACGGCCGCATGGGCACCTCGACCCAGGCGTTCGGCACCCTGTGCCAATGGGCGATCCAGTTGCTGAACATCCTGACCGGCAATTTCGACCGCGAGGGCGGCACGCTGCTGCCCCATCCCGCCCTCCCGGCCGGCTTTGCGCCGCGGGCCGCGGGCGGTTTCGACCGCTGGCGCAGCCGGGTGCGGCACTTGCCGGAATTCGCCGCCAATTTCCCCGTCTCCACCCTTGCCGACGAGATCGAGACCGCGGGCCCCGGCCAGATCCGCGCCCTGCTGACCATCGCCGGCAATCCCGTATCCTCCACCCCGAACGGCCGGCGCCTGGATGCCGCCCTTGCCGGCCTCGACTTCATGGCCGCGGTCGATTTCTATGTGAACGAGACGACACGGCATGCCCATGTCATCCTGCCGCCGTGTTCCCCCCTCGAACGGGGCCATTATGATCTCGCCCTGCTGCCGCTTGCGGTCCGCAACGTCACGCGCTGGAGCGATCCCCTGTTCGACAAGCCGGCGGACGCCCGCCACGACTGGGAAATCTTCGCCGGCATCGCCGCCGCCCATGCCAAGGCAAGTGGCGGCACGCCGGTCAACATCCTGCCGCCGGAACTGATGATCGACCTGGGCCTGCAAGCCGGCCCCTATCCGGGCCTGAGCCTGGATGCCTTGCGCGCGGCGCCCCATGGCATCGATCTCGGGCCGCTGCGCCCCTCGATCCGGGAACGGCTGCTCACCGCCAGCGGCAGGATCGAACTGCTGCCCCCGGGCTGCCTCGCCGACCTGCCGCGCCTTGCGGCGCTGGCGCCGGCCGGCGACGGCCTGCTGCTGATCGGCCGGCGCCACGTCCGTTCCAACAATTCCTGGATGCACAACAGCGGCCGGCTGGTGAAGGGCCCGGTGCGCCACCGCCTGCAGATGCACCCCGCCGACATGGAACGGCGCCAGATCCGCGACGGCGCCGCCGTCACCGTGCAGAGCCGCACCGCCGCCCTGCGCGTCGAAGTCGAGGCGACGGAGGACGTCATGCCGGGCGTCGTCTGCCTGCCCCACGGTTGGGGCCAGGCGACGCGGGACGGGGTCCGTCTCGCCGTCGCCAATGCCGCGGGCGGCATTTCCTTCAACGACCTGAGCGACGAACTGGCGCTGGACGCCGCCTCGGGCAATGCGGTGCTGAACGGCCTGCCGGTCGAGGTGCGGCCCTGCCCCTGA